The Xiphophorus couchianus chromosome 5, X_couchianus-1.0, whole genome shotgun sequence genome includes a region encoding these proteins:
- the has2 gene encoding hyaluronan synthase 2: protein MKCQRVLSYLRIFGTTMFGMSLLVGISTAYIMGYQFFTTAHNYLSFGLYGAILVIHLIIQSLFALLEHRNMRRSLETPIKLSKSLALCIAAYQEDSNYLRKCLVSVKRLTYPGIKVIMVIDGNSDDDMYMMEIFKEVMGWDKSVSYVWRSNYHVKGPEETDESYAESLQQVSRTVLSNKCVCIMQKWGGKREVMYTAFKALGRSVDYVQVCDSDTMLDPASSVEMVKVLEEDPMVGGVGGDVQILNKYESWISFLSSVRYWMAFNIERACQSYFGCVQCISGPLGMYRNSLLHEFLEDWYNQTFMGSHCSFGDDRHLTNRVLSLGYATKYTARAKCLTETPITYLRWLNQQTRWSKSYFREWLYNSMWFHKHHLWMTYEAVITGFFPFFLIATAIQLFFQGRLWNILLFLLIVQAVALIKSSFASCLRGNIVMVFMSFYSVLYMSSLLPAKMFAIATINKSGWGTSGRKTIVVNFIGLVPITIWFTILFIGLIYTIVQQTKKPFPQSEEIVLIVGAVVYASYWVILLTLYAVLINKCGKRKKETHYDMVLDV, encoded by the exons ATGAAGTGTCAGAGAGTCCTGAGCTACCTGAGGATATTTGGGACCACCATGTTCGGCATGTCCCTCCTGGTGGGAATCTCCACAGCCTACATCATGGGCTATCAGTTCTTCACCACAGCCCACAATTATCTGTCCTTTGGCTTGTATGGTGCTATTTTGGTCATCCACCTCATCATCCAGAGCCTCTTTGCACTCCTGGAGCACAGGAACATGCGGCGCTCCTTGGAGACACCGATCAAACTGAGCAAGTCCTTGGCGTTGTGCATTGCTGCTTACCAGGAGGATTCAAACTACCTTAGAAAGTGCCTGGTGTCTGTGAAGAGGCTGACATACCCGGGGATCAAAGTTATCATGGTGATCGATGGGAACTCCGACGACGACATGTACATGATGGAGATCTTTAAGGAAGTCATGGGATGGGACAAGTCAGTGTCGTATGTGTGGCGGAGCAATTACCACGTCAAAGGTCCGGAGGAGACTGACGAGAGCTACGCCGAGAGCCTCCAGCAAGTCTCCAGGACCGTGCTCAGCAATAAATGTGTGTGCATCATGCAGAAGTGGGGAGGCAAAAGAGAGGTCATGTACACAGCCTTCAAAGCACTGGGAAGGAGCGTGGACTATGTACAG gtgtGCGACTCAGACACCATGCTGGACCCAGCATCATCAGTGGAGATGGTGAAGGTTTTAGAGGAGGACCCAATGGTCGGAGGTGTTGGAGGAGACGTACAG ATCTTGAATAAATACGAATCGTGGATCTCCTTCCTGAGCAGCGTTCGCTACTGGATGGCCTTCAACATTGAGCGGGCTTGCCAGTCATACTTCGGTTGTGTTCAGTGCATCAGCGGACCTCTGGGAATGTACAGGAATTCTCTGCTGCATGAGTTTCTTGAAGATTGGTACAATCAGACCTTCATGGGATCCCACTGCAGCTTTGGGGATGATCGCCACCTTACTAACCGAGTACTCAGCCTTGGGTATGCGACCAAATACACTGCACGGGCGAAGTGCCTTACGGAGACACCCATTACGTATTTGCGATGGCTAAATCAACAGACTCGATGGAGTAAGTCTTACTTTAGGGAATGGCTTTACAACTCCATGTGGTTCCACAAGCATCATCTGTGGATGACATACGAGGCGGTGATCACAGGATTCTTCCCGTTTTTCCTCATCGCCACCGCAATCCAGCTCTTCTTCCAAGGACGACTCTGGAATATTTTGTTGTTCCTGCTCATCGTGCAGGCAGTGGCGTTGATCAAGTCATCGTTCGCGAGCTGCCTCAGAGGCAACATTGTCATGGTGTtcatgtctttttattcagtacTGTATATGTCAAGCCTGTTGCCGGCCAAAATGTTTGCAATCGCGACTATTAACAAGTCAGGCTGGGGGACCTCTGGGAGGAAAACAATTGTGGTGAACTTTATTGGTCTGGTTCCAATAACTATCTGGTTCACCATCCTTTTTATTGGGCTTATTTACACAATAGTCCAACAGACCAAAAAACCCTTTCCTCAATCTGAGGAGATTGTGCTCATCGTTGGGGCAGTAGTCTATGCCAGTTACTGGGTGATATTGCTCACACTATACGCCGTTCTTATAAACAAATGTggaaagaggaagaaggaaacTCATTATGACATGGTGCTGGACGTATGA